DNA from Pseudomonadota bacterium:
AGCCGCCCGTCACGCAGCTCCCACACGCGGTCGGCATGCTGCTGCGCCGAGGCAAGGTCGTGCGAGACGAACACCACGGTCGCAGGAAGAGAGCGCAGCAGCGCGTGCAGCTCCAGCCGTGCCTGCTGGTCCAGCGCGGCATCGGGCTCGTCCAGGATCAGCAGCTGCGGTTTCATGGCCAGGGCCTGGGCCAGGCGTACCCGCGCCAACTCCCCGCCGGAGACCACATCAACACTGCGGCAGGCGTGGTGCGCGACTGAGCATGCGGCCAGCGCCTGCATGGCCAGTTCCCGCACCTCATCCGGTCTCGACGTGGTGTGGACGCCGAAGGAGACGAACTCAATGCGGGGATGGGGTCGCCGAAGACAGACGCCCGGACACGCGCCTGCTCCCGCGCGCTGAGGGCACGCGCGTTGGCGCCGAACCACCACAGACCGGCAACCCCGGCGACCTCGTCACCGGCGAGCGCGCGCAGCAGCGTGGTCTTGCCGCTTCCGTTGCTGCCCACCACCGCGTGGACCTGCCCGGCTTCGAAGGACACATCCACGTCCTTCAGCACGACCGCTGACCCGGCGCGCAGCTCGGCCGCCACAAGCCGGACGCAGTCGCCCGCGCCGAGAAGCTCAGCCACGGCTTCCTCGCAGAGTCACCCTCATCAGCACCGGCGCCCCCGTGAACGCAGCGGTGGGGGTACGGGGTGGACCGAGACCTTGGCCACGAGGCCAACTCATCGGGCTTTGACGCGCGCCTTGACCTGCCC
Protein-coding regions in this window:
- a CDS encoding ATP-binding cassette domain-containing protein → MAELLGAGDCVRLVAAELRAGSAVVLKDVDVSFEAGQVHAVVGSNGSGKTTLLRALAGDEVAGVAGLWWFGANARALSAREQARVRASVFGDPIPALSSSPSASTPRRDRMRCGNWPCRRWPHAQSRTTPAAVLMWSPAGSWRGYAWPRPWP
- a CDS encoding ATP-binding cassette domain-containing protein gives rise to the protein MQALAACSVAHHACRSVDVVSGGELARVRLAQALAMKPQLLILDEPDAALDQQARLELHALLRSLPATVVFVSHDLASAQQHADRVWELRDGRLHARV